Proteins co-encoded in one Papaver somniferum cultivar HN1 chromosome 5, ASM357369v1, whole genome shotgun sequence genomic window:
- the LOC113283637 gene encoding transmembrane protein 87B-like, with translation MDHNRIRLRSCSIDPLDLKLIIKLGFCFLIFFFFVSVVESSIHEYNNEPFTPQLNSFFFHGGSEGLYASKFLGDRTTTLTTPDDQQQQQEQQNPPINGKSFVRFESVTFRRTKEATERQNPMQQKTGLIEAILFEVKDRDRIGGSFVGSDALCCTPELAKNGNCKVGEVIIHRQENGEWPKRIQTFFEGKEEEAKMTPLSVEVDSTGMYYLYFMYCDPQLKGTVINGRTVWRNPDGYLPGKMGPLMTFYGFMSLAYLVLGLLWFLQFVRFWKDILQLHYYITIVIALGMCEMAFWYFEYANFNSTGARPMGITMWAVTFSAVKKTVSRLLLLVVSMGFGVVKPTLGGITSKVLLLGLVYFLASEALELVENLGNINDFSGKAKLFLVLPVALLDACFILWIFSSLSKTLEKLQMRRSMAKLELYRKFTNSLAVSVLLSVAWIGYELYFNATDPLSELWRRAWIIPAFWSVLAYLLLLVICVLWAPSQNPTRYAYSEETGDDLEEEGISLTGSVDTAAKTERKELVFGIGGEDLEEDKRE, from the exons ATGGATCACAACAGGATCAGACTCAGAAGTTGTTCCATTGATCCGCTTGATCTAAAATTAAtcataaaattagggttctgtttcctaatcttcttcttcttcgtatcaGTTGTTGAAAGTTCGATCCATGAATACAATAACGAACCATTTACACCTCAATTAAATTCCTTCTTCTTTCATGGTGGTAGTGAAGGTCTTTACGCTTCTAAATTTCTGGGTGATAGAACAACAACACTAACAACCCCAGAtgatcaacagcaacaacaagaacaacaaaatccCCCTATCAATGGCAAGTCCTTTGTCCG GTTCGAGTCTGTCACTTTTAGAAGAACAAAGGAAGCTACGGAAAGGCAAAATCCGATGCAACAAAAGACTGGACTGATAGAAGCTATTTTGTTTGAGGTCAAAGACCGGGATAGGATTGGTGGTTCGTTTGTTGGTTCTGATGCGTTGTGCTGTACTCCCGAACTAGCCAAAAACGGAAATTGTAAGGTTGGAGAAGTTATTATTCACCGTCAGGAGAATGGTGAATGGCCTAAACGTATCCAGACGTTCTTCGAAGGAAAAGAGGAAGAGGCTAAAATGACGCCATTATCTGTTGAAGTGGATAGTACTGGAATGTATTATCTGTATTTTATGTATTGTGACCCTCAACTTAAGGGCACAGTGATTAATGGAAGAACTGTTTGGAGGAACCCAGATGGTTATTTGCCTGGAAAGATGGGTCCGCTTATGACATTCTACGGATTCATGTCACTTGCTTATCTTGTCCTTGGTCTCTTGTGGTTTCTACAATTTGTTCGATTTTGGAAAGATATATTACAGCTACACTACTACATCACTATTGTCATTGCTTTGGGGATGTGTGAAATGGCTTTCTGGTATTTTGAGTATGCAAACTTCAATTCTACTGGGGCCAGACCAATGGGTATTACTATGTGGGCGGTCACCTTTAGCGCCGTCAAGAAGACTGTCTCTCGGTTACTGCTTTTAGTGGTTTCAATGGGATTCGGTGTTGTAAAGCCAACCCTTGGCGGGATAACCTCTAAAGTACTTCTTCTAGGTCTGGTTTATTTTCTGGCTTCAGAGGCGCTTGAGCTTGTTGAAAATCTGGGAAACATCAATGACTTCTCTGGAAAAGCAAAGCTGTTCTTGGTGCTTCCTGTTGCTCTATTGGATGCGTGCTTTATACTCTGGATATTCTCATCCTTATCTAAGACTCTGGAGAAGCTGCAG ATGCGGAGAAGCATGGCAAAATTGGAACTCTACAGGAAGTTCACCAATTCTCTAGCTGTGTCTGTGCTGCTTTCTGTTGCTTGGATTGGCTACGAG TTGTACTTCAATGCAACAGATCCATTGAGTGAGTTGTGGCGAAGAGCGTGGATAATCCCAGCCTTTTGGAGTGTGCTAGCTTACTTGCTCCTTTTGGTGATATGCGTCCTTTGGGCTCCTTCTCAGAACCCCACTAG ATACGCTTACTCAGAAGAAACAGGGGACGACTTGGAAGAGGAGGGTATCTCCCTGACAGGCAGTGTAGATACTGCAGCCAAGACAGAGAGAAAGGAACTTGTTTTCGGGATTGGCGGGGAAGACCTTGAGGAGGACAAACGAGAGTGA
- the LOC113283638 gene encoding zinc transporter 2-like, producing MGTIPPVEAVQSLIFGMNVVIGASISFKFSSVITMVLILLLGVCSGLEGIAVGIADNEANAWTSLWNVSLPKMIAAVTFGTGLFELLPDRPYLASIAYLSASFISTPIGVAIGTRIDAATQAAVAEWIFVFTAGCIGGIYVYDTALYGLSKRNKRLKPSFLGVFASVLVGVGVAAVISTLESYYNQSMS from the exons ATGGGGACAATTCCACCAGTGGAAGCCGTTCAATCGCTGATCTTTGGAATGAACGTGGTTATTGGGGCTTCAATTTCGTTCAAGTTTTCTTCAGTAATTACTATGGTTCTCATACTTCTACTCGGTGTTTGTTCTGGTTTGGAGGGCATAGCAGTTGGCATTGCAG ATAATGAAGCAAATGCATGGACAAGTTTGTGGAACGTATCACTGCCCAAGATGATTGCAGCCGTCACCTTTGGAACTGGACTGTTCGAGTTGTTGCCAGACAGGCCATACCTTGCATCCATTGCTTACTTATCTGCATCCTTTATTTCAACTCCAATTGGAGTAGCCATAGGTACTCGCATTGATGCCGCTACACAAGCAGCAGTAGCTGAATGGATCTTTGTCTTCACAGCGGGGTGTATTGGTGGAATTTACGTCTATGACACTGCTCTCTATGGTCTTTCTAAACGCAACAAACGATTGAAACCTAGTTTCTTAGGGGTATTTGCTTCGGTGCTTGTAGGCGTGGGAGTGGCGGCTGTTATCTCGACCTTGGAATCATATTATAACCAGTCTATGTCATGA